A part of Brachybacterium faecium DSM 4810 genomic DNA contains:
- a CDS encoding haloacid dehalogenase superfamily enzyme, subfamily IA (PFAM: haloacid dehalogenase-like hydrolase~TIGRFAM: haloacid dehalogenase superfamily, subfamily IA, variant 1 with third motif having Dx(3-4)D or Dx(3-4)E; haloacid dehalogenase superfamily, subfamily IA, variant 3 with third motif having DD or ED): MRAVIWDLGGTLVDTYPDVDRALASVLDPEPDEELLHEVAVLTRRSSSEAIAELAARHAVPVRGLRDAYEATKRHWQRHPAPVMAGAREVLAAVRAGGALNLVATHRDRESATALLSALDLRIDDMVCAPDGFPRKPDPAMVRALLERQDLDPGDCLAVGDRPADVASAAAAGVRAVLLQTPGIPLAAGGAERIDRLEQLLPLVRA; the protein is encoded by the coding sequence ATGCGAGCAGTGATCTGGGATCTCGGCGGCACCCTGGTGGACACCTATCCCGATGTGGACCGGGCCCTGGCCTCGGTGCTCGACCCCGAGCCCGACGAGGAGCTCCTGCACGAGGTGGCGGTGCTGACCCGCCGCTCGAGCTCCGAGGCCATCGCCGAGCTCGCCGCCCGCCACGCCGTGCCGGTCCGAGGACTGCGCGACGCCTACGAGGCCACGAAGCGGCACTGGCAGCGCCACCCCGCCCCGGTGATGGCGGGGGCGCGCGAGGTCCTCGCCGCGGTGCGGGCGGGCGGAGCGCTGAACCTGGTGGCCACCCATCGCGATCGCGAGAGCGCGACCGCCCTGCTCAGCGCGCTGGACCTGCGGATCGACGACATGGTGTGCGCGCCCGACGGCTTCCCGCGCAAACCCGATCCGGCGATGGTGCGTGCGCTGCTCGAGCGCCAGGACCTCGATCCCGGCGACTGCCTCGCCGTCGGCGACCGTCCGGCCGACGTCGCCTCCGCCGCGGCCGCCGGGGTGCGCGCCGTGCTGCTGCAGACGCCCGGCATCCCGCTCGCGGCGGGCGGCGCCGAGAGGATCGACCGCCTCGAGCAGCTGCTCCCGCTCGTACGGGCCTGA
- a CDS encoding ABC-type antimicrobial peptide transport system, permease component (PFAM: Predicted permease) — protein sequence MLLRMAIATLRGERAVAATLVGLLLLSALLACAGTALLARLAGAGETVLDRADAPHLVQMHSGEVDADEVAEFARDRPEVTAHQVQPLLGLEGAQLFLDGESQAASVQQNLLVVPDDRRDLLLDEQDRPITDVHPGTIWLPLFHQLESGISTGDTVTITGPDGFRRELEVAGFLRDSTMNTAIAGSKRLAVSEEDLADIAAHTGTWEHLLSFWVHDPAADLTTLRTAYQESALPSAGPMVDRSAFRLFTVLAEGLVATIVLLGAVLVLVVGLLCLRLGLRTSLERGRREISVMGAIGISARDIRTVYLLVHGGLASLAALGGLCGGLLLEPVLSAGFTRYVGPTGGAEVVLAPAGVALLLVLGVVLAVHLQLRALRRLSPLEALRGTVPRERRRGAAALSSRASRTSGIPAPSLHRLPLPVGPALGVLSLLRRGGSTGLLVAVFSVCAVLVMLPTSVATTLASEQFSSQLGIGDADLRADLPHTGEDSAERFQQMQQAFAEDPRLQEHTAMVTTRHSVRGEEGSTIGLPVTSGDHEALPVAYADGRAPRGETEIALSLLALAETGTAVGETLPIQISGQWRELRIVGSYQDITYGGITAKGMLPAEGEQVLWYSLGGSLAPGAAGDARDVAADLTAQLPGLRVFAAEDHQDQLLGPLSERVSATAAMTSGAALLLAALLTVMIMRLWIAAEATPIAVQRALGTALATLRAPYLTRMLVTLAAGLLLGTGATRSLGQGLFNLLLEGLFAGPEHLFQGTSRVEMVVDPLLTGLAQPLLLAGTVLAAALFTCRRLRTLEVRTLLAD from the coding sequence ATGCTGCTGCGGATGGCGATCGCCACGCTGCGCGGGGAACGTGCGGTCGCCGCCACCCTCGTCGGCCTCCTCCTGCTCTCCGCCCTCCTGGCCTGCGCCGGGACGGCGCTGCTGGCGAGGCTCGCGGGAGCGGGGGAGACCGTTCTGGACCGCGCGGACGCCCCGCACCTGGTGCAGATGCACAGCGGAGAGGTCGACGCCGACGAGGTCGCGGAGTTCGCGCGCGACCGCCCCGAGGTGACCGCGCACCAGGTGCAGCCTCTGCTCGGTCTCGAGGGGGCGCAGCTCTTCCTCGACGGCGAGAGCCAGGCCGCGAGCGTCCAGCAGAACCTGCTGGTCGTCCCCGACGATCGGCGTGACCTGCTGCTGGACGAGCAGGACCGGCCGATCACCGACGTGCACCCCGGCACCATCTGGCTGCCGCTGTTCCATCAGCTCGAGAGCGGGATCTCGACCGGGGACACGGTCACCATCACCGGGCCCGACGGCTTCCGGCGCGAGCTCGAGGTGGCCGGCTTCCTGCGCGACTCCACGATGAACACCGCGATCGCCGGCTCCAAGCGACTGGCGGTCAGCGAGGAGGACCTCGCCGACATCGCCGCGCACACCGGGACCTGGGAGCACCTCCTCAGCTTCTGGGTGCACGACCCCGCCGCGGATCTCACGACGCTGCGCACCGCCTACCAGGAGTCTGCGCTGCCCTCCGCCGGGCCGATGGTGGATCGCTCCGCCTTCCGCCTGTTCACGGTGCTCGCCGAGGGGCTCGTCGCGACGATCGTGCTGCTCGGTGCCGTGCTCGTGCTGGTCGTCGGCCTGCTGTGTCTGCGGCTGGGGCTCCGCACCTCCCTGGAGCGCGGCCGCCGCGAGATCTCCGTGATGGGGGCGATCGGCATCTCCGCGCGGGACATCCGGACCGTGTACCTGCTGGTGCATGGCGGACTGGCGTCCCTCGCCGCGCTCGGCGGGCTGTGCGGGGGCCTGCTGCTGGAGCCGGTGCTCTCCGCAGGATTCACCCGCTACGTGGGGCCGACGGGCGGCGCCGAGGTGGTGCTGGCGCCGGCGGGCGTGGCGCTGCTGCTGGTGCTGGGCGTGGTGCTCGCCGTGCACCTCCAGCTGCGGGCGCTGCGCCGCCTCAGCCCGCTCGAGGCGCTGCGCGGAACGGTCCCTCGTGAGCGCAGGAGGGGTGCCGCGGCACTCTCCTCCCGGGCCTCCCGGACCTCCGGGATCCCCGCACCGAGCCTGCATCGGCTGCCCCTGCCCGTCGGCCCCGCGCTCGGCGTGCTCTCGCTGCTGCGGCGGGGCGGCTCCACGGGCCTGCTGGTGGCCGTGTTCTCCGTGTGCGCGGTCCTGGTGATGCTGCCGACCTCCGTCGCGACCACCCTGGCCTCCGAGCAGTTCTCCTCCCAGCTCGGCATCGGGGACGCGGATCTGCGCGCCGACCTGCCGCACACCGGCGAGGACAGCGCAGAACGCTTCCAGCAGATGCAGCAGGCCTTCGCGGAGGATCCCCGCCTCCAGGAGCACACCGCGATGGTGACCACCCGCCACTCGGTGCGCGGGGAGGAGGGCTCCACGATCGGCCTGCCGGTGACGAGCGGGGACCACGAGGCTCTGCCGGTCGCCTATGCCGACGGGCGCGCCCCGCGCGGGGAGACCGAGATCGCGCTGTCCCTGCTGGCGCTCGCCGAGACGGGCACCGCCGTGGGCGAGACCCTGCCGATCCAGATCTCCGGGCAGTGGCGCGAGCTGAGGATCGTCGGCTCCTACCAGGACATCACCTACGGCGGGATCACCGCGAAGGGCATGCTCCCCGCCGAGGGAGAGCAGGTGCTCTGGTACTCGCTCGGGGGCTCCCTGGCGCCGGGGGCCGCAGGGGATGCACGAGATGTCGCCGCCGATCTCACCGCGCAGCTGCCCGGCCTGCGCGTCTTCGCCGCTGAGGACCACCAGGATCAGCTGCTGGGCCCGCTGTCGGAGCGGGTCAGCGCCACGGCCGCGATGACCTCGGGTGCGGCGCTGCTGCTGGCGGCCCTGCTCACGGTGATGATCATGCGTCTGTGGATCGCTGCGGAGGCCACCCCGATCGCCGTGCAGCGCGCCCTCGGCACCGCCCTCGCGACGCTGCGCGCCCCGTACCTCACGCGGATGCTGGTCACGCTCGCCGCCGGCCTGCTCCTGGGGACCGGCGCGACGCGCTCCCTCGGCCAGGGCCTGTTCAACCTGCTGCTCGAGGGCCTGTTCGCGGGGCCCGAGCATCTCTTCCAGGGCACCAGTCGGGTCGAAATGGTGGTGGATCCGCTGCTCACCGGCCTCGCCCAGCCGCTGCTGCTGGCGGGCACGGTGCTCGCCGCCGCCCTGTTCACCTGCCGTCGCCTGCGCACGCTCGAGGTGCGCACCCTCCTCGCCGACTGA
- a CDS encoding ABC-type antimicrobial peptide transport system, ATPase component (PFAM: ABC transporter) produces the protein MTVLDAPPALLQVRGATRRLGTATALDHVDLSVDDGEFLAVTGPSGSGKSTLLHTLGGLERPDSGEVLWQGEDLSRLSDAELARHRLLEIGLVFQQFHLLRHLTLLDNVLLPGLLARNEPRAALRSRAGELLERLDVGELADHGVGEASGGQLQRVAIARALINRPRLLVADEPTGALDSAASDDVMGALAALHAEGMTIVLVTHDPGVAARADRGVRMVDGRLSARAAATTLPATQGPPRRCS, from the coding sequence ATGACCGTTCTCGATGCACCGCCCGCCCTGCTGCAGGTCAGAGGCGCGACGCGCCGCCTGGGCACCGCCACCGCGCTGGACCACGTGGACCTCTCGGTCGACGACGGCGAGTTCCTCGCGGTCACCGGACCCTCCGGCAGCGGGAAATCGACGCTGCTGCACACCCTCGGCGGCCTGGAGCGACCGGACAGCGGCGAGGTGCTGTGGCAGGGGGAGGACCTCTCGAGGCTCTCCGACGCAGAGCTCGCACGGCACCGCCTGCTCGAGATCGGCCTCGTCTTCCAGCAGTTCCACCTGCTGCGCCACCTCACCCTGCTCGACAACGTGCTGCTGCCCGGGCTGCTCGCGCGGAACGAACCCCGCGCCGCGCTGCGCAGCCGGGCGGGGGAGCTCCTGGAGCGCCTCGACGTCGGCGAGCTCGCTGACCATGGCGTGGGGGAGGCCTCCGGGGGACAGCTGCAGCGGGTGGCGATCGCCCGCGCGCTGATCAACCGCCCGCGGCTGCTGGTGGCCGATGAACCCACCGGCGCGCTGGACTCCGCCGCCTCCGACGACGTGATGGGCGCGCTCGCGGCTCTTCACGCCGAGGGCATGACCATCGTGCTGGTCACGCACGATCCCGGAGTCGCCGCCCGGGCCGACAGGGGCGTGCGGATGGTCGACGGGAGGCTCTCCGCGAGGGCGGCTGCGACGACGCTCCCCGCGACGCAGGGGCCGCCGAGGAGATGTTCGTGA